A region from the Triticum urartu cultivar G1812 chromosome 1, Tu2.1, whole genome shotgun sequence genome encodes:
- the LOC125513285 gene encoding QWRF motif-containing protein 7-like produces MESAGGSIPRPQTASARRLGRSSSSASRAGAGAFAYDGMRAAPLFSSANFARSLRKAASFGHKKKPSAGDADAAAQPPRRALSSKDQNTVHGADAGAVTLSPRRSPPQPGVGARQGPWEPARRRRSTGGASPDETPADKVSAGALRDMMMRKREGSEKEETVHRARVLATRLLQWRFANARMEKAAARATSAAENKLFYTWLRVAELRNIHAAKRIVAQRRRQKLKLERLLRPQLPLLAPWESLEEPHSDAVSDLAGALSAACTPLPVTAGAQVDMESLREIVFACVGTATEIEANADRFYATAGATSGALGELARTIRQEVEGLEEAMRLSRVVTRLQMQEASLRTNLVQAKQKRDHDMGVAFVAPATAASGWCY; encoded by the exons ATGGAGTCCGCCGGCGGTAGCATCCCTAGGCCGCAGACGGCGTCCGCGCGCCGGCTGGGGCGCAGCTCCAGCTCTGCTTCCCGCGCTGGCGCTGGCGCGTTCGCCTACGACGGGATGCGCGCCGCGCCGCTCTTCTCCTCGGCCAACTTCGCGCGCTCCCTCCGCAAGGCGGCCTCCTTCGGCCACAAGAAGAAGCCAAGCGCCGGCGACGCCGATGCGGCCGCGCAACCGCCCCGCCGGGCACTGAGCAGCAAGGATCAGAACACCGTCCACGGCGCGGACGCCGGGGCGGTGACGTTGTCCCCCCGCCGGTCGCCGCCACAGCCCGGCGTCGGTGCGAGGCAAGGCCCCTGGGAGCCCGCGAGGCGGAGGCGCAGCACCGGGGGGGCGTCGCCGGACGAAACCCCGGCGGATAAAGTATCGGCTGGCGCGCTGAGGGACATGATGATGCGGAAGAGGGAGGGGTCCGAGAAGGAGGAGACGGTGCACCGGGCGCGCGTGCTCGCCACGCGGCTGCTGCAGTGGCGGTTCGCCAACGCTCGGATGGAGAAGGCCGCCGCCCGCGCGACCTCCGCAGCCGAG AACAAGCTGTTCTACACGTGGCTGCGCGTGGCGGAGCTGCGCAACATCCATGCGGCGAAGCGGATCGTggcgcagcggcggcggcagAAGCTGAAGCTGGAACGGCTGCTGCGGCCGCAGCTGCCCCTCCTCGCACCATGGGAGTCGTTGGAGGAGCCCCACTCCGACGCCGTCTCCGACCTCGCCGGCGCCCTCTCCGCCGCCTGCACACCCCTCCCCGTAACCGCCGGCGCCCAA GTCGACATGGAGTCGCTCCGCGAGATCGTGTTCGCCTGCGTGGGCACGGCGACCGAGATCGAGGCCAACGCCGACAGGTTCTACGCCACG GCCGGAGCGACGAGCGGCGCGCTGGGCGAGCTTGCAAGGACGATACGGCAGGAGGTGGAAGGGCTGGAGGAAGCCATGCGGCTGTCCAGGGTCGTCACTCGCTTGCAG ATGCAGGAGGCGAGCCTTCGGACGAACTTAGTTCAGGCGAAGCAGAAGCGTGATCACGACATGGGAGTCGCCTTCGTCGCCCCGGCGACTGCAGCTTCCGGGTGGTGCTACTGA